The window TGAATGCGGTAGACCTGGCCTGCCTCGCCTCCGGCGTAGAGGTGGCCGTCCAGACCGGTGGCCACCCCTTCGGGATGATCCAGTCCATCGACAAACGTCTCCGCATTCGCCAGATTAATCAGGGGCATCGTGTTCACTCCTATGGCTCAATGATGACTTTCAAACCTTCTCCGCCGGCGGCGCGGGCGAAAGCATCCGCCCACGCCTCCAGGGGGAATGTGTCGGAGATCATTTGGCTCGTATCGACCAAACCGCTCTCCGTCAGTTCCAGCGCCCGCCGCCAGGATTCCAGGCTGGAGGCGAACGATCCCCGCAGCGCAAGATCTTTCCGGACGATCAGGTCGAGATCGGCCGTCACGCGTTTGCCAAACAGCCCAACCTGAATGACGCGGCCCTGCGGCCGAACGACCTGTAGCGCCATGTCAAACGCCGGCCCGGCGCCGGAACATTCGAATACCACATCAGCGCCCGCGGGTTCCAGCGAGTTCACCAGGTGGGTAACATCGTCAGGATCGTCGGCATAGGTGAGATCTGCGCCGAGGGCTTGGCCCATCGCCATGCGCCGGGCATCACGCCGCAACCCCACCAGCGACACACGGCCACCGGCCGCTTGCACAACCTGGACCGCAAGCAGGCCAATGGGGCCGGGCCCAAGGACAATGACGCGCTCCCCCGGCCGCACATCGCCAATTTCGTAGACTGCTTTGGTGACGCAAGCCAGCGGCTCGGTCAGCGCCCCAGCCGCCAGAGACTGATTGGCGGGCAACCGATACAGGCCGGAGGCATTGACGGCCAGATATCTGGCGAACGCGCCGTGGACGCCACTGCCATACGATTGGCGATGCCGGCAAAGTCCGAATTGCCCGGCCTGACAGTACACGCAGCGGCCGCAGACGGTAGCATAGGGAACTGACGTTACCATATCGCCAACGCGCCATGATTCGACACCCTCGCCAAGCTCACGAATGACGCCGGCGAACTCGTGGCCGAGGACTACCGGCGGCCGTACCGGATACTCTCCGGCCATAATGTGCAGATCCGTGCCGCAGATACCGGTCGCACCGATTTCGATCAAAACTTCGCCGGGTTGCGGCGAAGGCTCTGGGATGTCCACCAGGCTCATCTGCCCCGGGCCAACGCCGGATTTAACAAGCGCCTTCATGCCGATCTGTACCCCCAACTTGCTTTGTTGAGCTTCGTACGCAGGTGAATGACGCGCACGTCAAACGGATTGACTTCAACTTCAATCTGATGATCGTCGAGGCTTTGCGAGCTTTCGCTATCGACATCTCTAGCCAGCCGATAGACAGGCGGAAGCTGCATGGTCTCACAAACAATCTCGCTCTGGTCATTAAAAACGACCAGCAAGGCTTCGTCCTCGCCTTCAATCAGCCGCGGCCGCAAACGACTGCCCACGACCCGCGGCGTCGTGTGTTGGCCAATGAGTGTGCCTACCAAACGCAACGCCGTCTCGTCGCCTTCATGGATGCTCGCCCCCAGATTGGTTCCAAAGTAATAGACAGTACCCTTGCCCACG is drawn from Candidatus Promineifilum breve and contains these coding sequences:
- a CDS encoding zinc-dependent alcohol dehydrogenase; this translates as MKALVKSGVGPGQMSLVDIPEPSPQPGEVLIEIGATGICGTDLHIMAGEYPVRPPVVLGHEFAGVIRELGEGVESWRVGDMVTSVPYATVCGRCVYCQAGQFGLCRHRQSYGSGVHGAFARYLAVNASGLYRLPANQSLAAGALTEPLACVTKAVYEIGDVRPGERVIVLGPGPIGLLAVQVVQAAGGRVSLVGLRRDARRMAMGQALGADLTYADDPDDVTHLVNSLEPAGADVVFECSGAGPAFDMALQVVRPQGRVIQVGLFGKRVTADLDLIVRKDLALRGSFASSLESWRRALELTESGLVDTSQMISDTFPLEAWADAFARAAGGEGLKVIIEP